A single window of Crassostrea angulata isolate pt1a10 chromosome 8, ASM2561291v2, whole genome shotgun sequence DNA harbors:
- the LOC128160729 gene encoding uncharacterized protein K02A2.6-like, giving the protein MESNAIRHITSSPFHPRTNGQAERFVQLVKKAIKSASGDSTCINKKLNSFLCKYRITPQGTTNESPSMLMYGRNIRTRLDIMKPDLATTVLCKQYGSKAKHCGNDIREFSEGDAVNTRDYRCNADKWTKGQIHSRTGPLSYKVDVNGTLWRRHVDQIVGTSNNQAADPIPVDITAETPFESSVNVPCPPDSNKECVKDTASSTPTPRQNPPRAGNKPDKLNL; this is encoded by the coding sequence ATGGAATCTAACGCTATCCGACATATAACCTCCTCACCGTTCCATCCGCGGACGAATGGTCAAGCCGAGAGGTTTGTTCAGTTGGTTAAGAAGGCAATCAAATCAGCATCAGGAGATTCTACATGCATCAACAAGAAACTTAACtcatttctttgtaaatacaGAATCACCCCACAAGGAACCACAAATGAATCACCTTCCATGTTGATGTATGGCCGAAATATTCGTACCCGTTTAGACATCATGAAACCAGACTTGGCTACTACAGTCCTCTGTAAACAATATGGTTCAAAGGCAAAACACTGCGGAAATGATATTCGGGAGTTCTCTGAGGGTGACGCAGTAAACACACGCGATTACCGCTGTAATGCAGACAAGTGGACGAAAGGACAAATCCATTCTCGAACTGGACCCCTGTCTTACAAGGTGGACGTCAATGGAACGCTATGGAGAAGGCACGTTGACCAGATAGTTGGAACTTCAAATAATCAAGCTGCTGACCCAATTCCTGTGGACATCACTGCTGAAACTCCGTTTGAGTCATCCGTGAATGTACCATGTCCTCCTGACAGTAATAAGGAATGCGTGAAGGACACCGCGAGCAGTACACCAACACCACGTCAAAATCCACCGCGAGCCGGAAACAAACCGGACAAGTTGAActtgtga